AAAAAATAAAACAGGAAGATAGGAAGCCAAAAATGAAACATAGAAAGAAAGGAAATGTAAAAATAGGCGTCAAATGTCTTGGGCTAACTTGGCTGGAGCTTCAACGAAAGGTCACCTGTATGACGCTCGCAGGCGTCATATCGGGTTTGCCGAGGGGTTGGTGGGAGGTGAGGAGACTCTACCAACTCTCTCTTTAGGATTAGAGAAAAATAGGCCAGGCCAACTTGGCTGAAGCTACAGCGAAAGGTCGCATGTATAACGCCCGCGGGCGTCATATCGGGTTTGCCGAGGGGTTGGTGCGAGGTGAGGCGACGCTACCAACTCCCACTTTAGGAGTATAGATTAATGCATGACGTTGTTTTGGAAAGTGCCGATTTGGTTGGATTTTTTAGGAAAGTTTGGATAGTATACCGAGTATAAAATAATAGTTTAATCATAGAAAAAGTGAAACGAAAAAGAAGAaacaaaaaaccaaaaaaaagaAACATGAAAACTGAGAAATAAAACTGTGCACACGCGTCAAATGGGATGGGCCAACTTGGCTGGAGCTTCAGTGAAAGGTCACCTGGATGGCTCTCACGTGTCATATTGGGTTTTCCGAGAGGTTGGTGGGAGGTGAAGCGACAATATCAACTCCCCCTTTAGGAGTAGAGATTGCAATCGCGATATAAACATTCGATGCGTCCAGTTCTATCCCAATATTTAAAACGTTGGCCAATTAATATTTGCAGTTATATAATATTCTTACCATCATTTTAGTTCGCGCCATTTAATCTTCCAATAAAATGATAATACCTAAATAAAGGTGTGTTAAAATGAGACATATAAATGGTGCATTAAGCCCACACTATTCCCATAAATCGTGATCCTATTAAAGCGCTAACGGTCCCATGATCACTCATTGCTCCCTCAGATTGCTATCGTGGGATGGTGATTGGACGGCATCCGAGGAGTTTGGATTTGTCCCCATATTTGGAACGTTCGTCAATTCACATTGGCGTTAAAATAATAGTATTACTTCATTTTTGGTCTCGCAAGAATTTGGTAACATGTAAATAATAAAGTGttaattattttattttatttagaaGTCTTTAAATTGGTCCCTCAAACGTGGCACAATACGAGTAACGGCTTAATAAAGTCGCTCAAGCTGTTGACAATGAATATATAGGGGGCCCGTCCTTTCGTTCCCAAAACAAAACCCCTGCTCACAGAGGACTCTCCATTGCTTCTCCCCTTCCCACGCACGGCCAGGGTCCAATCCAAGGCGATACACAAGCCTCTGCTGGCGGCTTCCACTCCTCCCCGTCTCTCACCGACCAGGGCACTAAGTTCTCAAAGGTACATCTCACTATCTCGGGTTAGGGCTTTTGGTAGATCTGTATTGTCCGACTCTGGTCTAAAAACTGCAAACATGTATGGATACTTGGATCCGATGCGCACTTCTTTGCTGCATGCTTTTGCATCTGTTAAAGGGGGCATGATTGGGGGTAGGTGGGTTGTTAACGCTTTTTTATTGTTCTAGATTGCAACTTCGCCTAACCAGTTTTTTCTTTTTGACAAAGATGGTTGATCTGAAATTGTTTCTTCACTTGATCTAATCTTGCTAATGGAGTTTTTCGACCCGATCTAAAAATTAAAAATGTTTTGCAATACTTGCCTCCGATGTTCATCTCAGCatgtttcttattttttgaatcCACCTCAGCATGTTCTTGAGAAACAATTGGCACCTCTATTTTCCCGATTGAAGCTCTACTTAActtatttttatttcttgctgATCCGAGTTGCATACTGGTGTTGTGAAAAATATAAATCTTCAGTAATATATGCATACTTAGCTCCGATTTCCACTCGCTTGACCATATACATGAATAAAACTTTATTTGTTCAACATATACCTTCTTATTTAAAAGAACACTCTCTGGATTTCTCATCTAAAAGAAAGAGGACTACTGTGAGTAGCTCACTGAAGTTAGTCAATTCCACATGAGAAATTAAGAACAGAATTCCTTGTTAGTTCACCATACTCATGATCATGAATCGTGCTTCTGTTGATGGTATTAGGGGACATGATCATCATGCTGCTttatttaccataacaaataaaTGGTGTTTTTTTCCATCAAAATAACATAAATAGATGGTGCTTTGCTGCATGCTTTTGCATCTGTTACCAAGTTAAAGAAGCATATGTATATAATTGATTTGAAGTTAAagaagcatatgtttggatggAGTAGTTTGTTTCTGCTCTATAGATTGTTTTTGCTATTTTCCTCGTCATCTCTATTTCTTTGTGACGGCCTTAGGTATTAGAGTAGTTCATCTAGCATATGCATTACAATTTTCTTATTGTACTATCTATTAATCTTATGTCCTGTATTGCAGACTTGCATCATGAAGGCTGCACAGTTTGGACCTTGGTCAGATCTTCCTACCGAACTCCTGGGCCTTGTCCTAAAGCGCCTCGATTCCCTAGCTGACCGTGTTCGTCTGAGAGCAGTCTGTCAACCATGGTGCTCTAATAGTATGTTGCAGAATCTCCCCCTCCCATTCCCTTGGCTCACCCTCACCGATGGAACCTTCCTCAGCATCCCTGGCAGTGAGGTTCACCGCATGCCTCTACCTGATGGTGCTCGTTGGCACGGCTCCATTGATAACAGGCTATTCCTCATGAGCTGTGATGGTGCGTGTTCATTGCTGAACCCTTTTTCCAAGAGCACACTGGAGCTTCCTAATCTTGCCAGTTTTTGGCAGCGGGGGATAGATAACCATGCTGAATATACTGATGATCCAGTTTCCTATAAGTTAGTGGCGCCCTCGCCGCTGGAATCATCACCCAAGTCCCTTGCTGCTGCGTTGATCATCGGCAATTGTTATTCTGTTGATCTTTGTGTCGTTCAACCACCTGCCACCACTTACTCATTCAGAGGTATACGTACTGCACTGGGGGAGCCACCAACATTAGTGGACCTTGCATTCTTGGATGGAAGGCTGTACGTGGTATCTGGATTTTTCAAGCTTTTCGTCGTTGATTTTGGTGAGAACCTTGGTACTTATCCAAAGATGAAATGCGTAATTGACTCTGGTGGTGATTGTGGAACGCCTCAATACCTGTCTAAGAAGGTGCTTTATGGACTCAGCCAGTATTTAGTGGAATGTGGTGGTAGGCTGCTGATGGTGCAAAGATTTACACACTCACAGGGTTTTAGGAATTCTCACACTGTTGGATTTAATGTCCTTGAGGCAGACTTGCGCACTAACCCGGGTCAGTGGAGAACGGTGAGTGATTTGGGTGGCCATGCCCTCTTTCTTGGTAAGCAAAGCTCGAAGTCCCTGCCTGCTGGAGAATGCAGTGGATCCCAGGAGGACTGCATCTACTTCATCTGCGATTATCCTTGTCCAGAGTCTTCTGCAGAACCTCTTCGCGACGCTGGCATATACAACGTGAGAAGTGGGATGATAATGCCATTGCATTCAAGGAATCCTGCAGTACCGCAACGGCAAGCTGGTCAGTGGGGCCTGACCTGGTTTTTTCCTTCTGAAGCTATATGATCAACCCAGAAGGATTTTTTTAGTCTTTTGTAGTCAACCAACATGCCTGGGTTCTGCTCATCTTTATCTTACTAATATGTTATTGTGTGGACTTAATTAGTATATGATGGTGTGCACTTTTAAGTCACTTGGTGACAATAATGGGTTCATGTAATCGAATGCTTAAACCTTTCGTTGTGGAAACTTGATGTTTTATCTGTGTGGCTATGCTTTTAACAGACTTGGGAGTTAATGATAGCTCTGCACGTATATGTTTCTGCCATGTAGATAATTGCTACTTCCTACAGGTGGtgatttttttctccaaaaaGTGGATAGGCCCAGCCTCTCCATTATCATGATGCACACAGCTGTAATTTATTGACGCGCACAAGTTTTACAAAGAAGCCTCAGTAgcaataaaaaataaaaagacAGGTGGTGTAGCGTAGCATAAAGGTACACGAGCATTTCATCAGTTTTCAGCGAGTGTAATTGTTCCTTTTCAGCAAGGTCGTGTAGGGAATTCCTATATGCCCTTTTGGTTATCTACTTCCCCCTTTTCATTTGTCCAAATGTGTACTTTATGCTACATACAATTTATGCACTGGATTGTATTAACTGATTGTGATCTTGTAGAATTTTAACCAAATATATGTCACATCAAAATTATGGCCATAAACTGTCCCACCTCAGTTTTAACAGAGGTGAGGCTGAACTCTGACCAATTCTCAACTCCTGGTCTCACCTAACAGAATCATGCGCTGCGTGTTAAGTATATAATTTCATGTATATGTACACttgtcactactaggaaaaggcctactaatggcgcatcagttttgcctactaatggcgcatcactggtgcgccattagtaacacgccactagtaattttactaatggcgcaccacccagtgtgccattagtatataacaccatgcgccattagtgtgcctccgaggggccatatttaaccatgtgctttggcacactaatgacACACTGCGGATAGATGCGttattagtatacttggcatactaatggcgcactctgtcttgatgcaccattagtatcctttggcatactaatggcgcaccttgtggtgatgcgccattagtatgaatatttggttttttttttacttttctgatttttgcacaggttacaaaatatattatttgacagaatatagacagtagcacacagcaacagcagattcatcgaatacaatagaacaTTAGTCTCCGAATAAAATTCAttatattagtctccgaattcaaaagaccgaacaaagataaaacattacaagtcttgAGACCGcaagtatcgagtttgtcttcgcattacaagtcgatatcaatcatctaaactaccatcacatagaagagagctgcggtcatcacgatgagcatcatcgcgatcaaactggtcttcatccgcttcctccaacgctccctcctctctcccgctagatagcgggcgtatctagattcgtcctccgccctagtggtgtaccctttgtaactgttaccgctgaaacggtgaacctgtctccgacactcatcccagtcgtcgtagactccgggaaccttaccctttgtacacgacatatgacggcatctctatgcacaagccaaacaacagacaatacatacataagcaatatataagtatgcaacaaaaggatcgaaagagaaaagcaagacattaatagcacgattcatggtcctactaataaatagcatcgattacatctaagttgaacgactgtccaaaccaaagagacatacaattcattaaagtttaattacaacatgagccaatcaatgtttcataaatacacatcactactttcgactcgactcgtggacaggagcgtggatgaagccgctgtctgtcgtgatggtcatgaaatcgcgggcgttgtgagcctgcatttgtagcattccgtctatctcaatgttggacggttgatatctgaggaagaactgccccgaggtatgaaggacatcttgatggatgatgtccgcaaactccgactggatgcgaaagaattcgtTGTCTAAGGTCCGCGTCCTGgactgccgacaagctcgcggcccaatctttgagattatctggtagcagaaggtgatgatggtcccttacgatcgcccgcatgtgatggagggcgtagtaggcatccttctgaccgccaggcggctgattgacgcagcagaacttcgTATTGTGTGACAACATGTGCTTGCcatacttacgaactgccctggtgacAGTGCCTCCAGATATGGTGTAGctggggagaacatcatcaagaactttcttgacatttgtgtagtctatcttggagttacggttcgggtctaaatacgtggccatggaatattttgggcttaagaggatgagtgtgcaatgtgtgtcactgcacagaacacggaatgttagaaaaaaaagaacgatcgaaatctaagaaatcatatgttacgggacGGTTAAGGGATggcttactcgggaaagtaaggcacaaggaagttatccttatctgcgtttgccagaatgacgccttcaaGGTGTGAACTCGCAACTTGGCGGTCCCTAGCGCTACTAAagtgcttggcacgcatgtagaaggtgATAACTATCACGATGTCCGAGGTCTTGTCTCTattgatccgcatctccatactcagcgaaaacagccgaacgaaggtgtagtgcagcggaccaaggttaaacatagcgaagatgtcatcaaactgcaggacgatcgtacccccgatgtcgccatccacaaagcccttgccctctggcaccttggccacgaaaaccgggtatgccatatccttctctctgagacgctgcttctccaaagaaagaacactttcgagcagactccgcatagcaccggttgcagcattgagcatatttggcggtagcatcaccctacccaccacatgcaccctcctcaagatatccttaggtgaaggtggcccgtcctgagcacggatcaaAATCGGTgtcggctggctcgcaccggtgtccttgttagtctttcgtttccgtcccttcttcttgatctcctgtaatgggaccgagttctgctcacagacccccttcttgagcgtgttgtggctgataatatttcgcacctcagctatctgaggaTCGGTGAAGGTGGGAGCTGGAGGCgtgtcctgagaactgaacgccagatgACGCTTGTTGCAATTggatttctccgccgtaccagctagatcgtgGTCGTCTTGGTTGGCttcttgagaaagaggcccgcagaactcgtcagcgtacccatgttcggcaaattacttatcaactttggtaaatgtaccgtcatcgatgtcgtcgccgtccggatcctgtgccatagggctATCCGGATCCTGTGCCGTAGGGATGTCCGGCAGGTCCGGTAGTGTTGTGGCATTCTTGCCATGGCTTAGCgtcggcacgactggcggtcttgtctgtggggtggtgtcccccgcccccaaacaaatctggctcttcggccaaagcaggggccattttacgcaggcgctgagggtcatctcatcttcttcgtcggccccagcgggtcgaatcggaggtaacagctcgtcgcagcctggcagcacccgaaccacttcaaccctatacactgtgggtggcatcggattaccgtggaacacggggttgcccggttgaacgattctgcccttggcgacatcgaccaactcgccgcccacgaagtgcaagAGTGCAAGGAATCGTCAGCCGGCTAGTCGAACAACGGCGGCGTGCAGACGGAGCCCtgtggcgaggtgccggccggcgtacaccggtgcattaagctccaagcccgtgccggcgccggagacaTGAATACCGCTCCAccgagacaccaatggcgccgccggagacaccaatggcgccgcctgcgcgctgtgcgagttgctggccgtgaagctgggaaccggggaggcccctgttggccgcccgcaatccacgtcgtcagcccatgaatcaacgtaggcaccatggcgttgagcttcgttcccagttgttgttccacttgctcttggaaagctccggaatccgcgccacttgtgccttgagtgcttcaacctcgcgcgactggctttccgagctggtctttttatCCTTTTgcccaccagcggtatagtatgacgaccattttgtggacaagcctttgccggccacacgaccagctaaCGTCGGCTTACCAAGATTATCctttttttcattacgttcaacgccctatttaaaggggtgtcgaaaggggagctctgagacgaccccgcgctactgctttcagtctccttcgccagaacaagctcaagcgccctggtcttcggatctgtggtaagctcctttgttatcgggtcctccttgtacctggccctgacatagttcctggtctgcttgtcactgcTGTATTTCTCAAAGcagggcggtaggccttgctcggcacgctccgcgtcctctttgtcccatacaggctccgccactctgtaaccgccgggaccgagtttgtgttcccctaagttcaactcccacatttctttcccccactgacttgattcggaggttgtactgctctcgcacttgatcttgaactccttgtagtcctCTTCGCTGGTCGAAGGatttttcgccttgatcttctcataactatcaccttcctcaatcattctcttcaccgcgcttctccaagtagacagggccttgctcatcctcgtgagggcggcactgttcactttattccctgcgaggcttgtgttttcaaattcagcggggaatttgtatcgttcgtgcagcttcgtgaagaggaggttgtacaaattccctcggtccttatgcctaaggttctcggtgttgatcgagacggtgctccagagaatgcaccgagctgaaccgagtaccccttgactatatgtttgggctccgttggatgcccgtcggagtccacttgagtaaattcctccttgacggtgcggagcgcgttcgggcgccggtccttccgttgcttcttcggttggctgccatctgtgcgtgcgccgccatcatcagtggtggcatcctcggcggcaccatcagtggtgtcatccccgacgccactaggggttgtgtagtcaggatcggtgtcttccgcggcgtcctcatagcggtgaggttgttcctccaactcctgggacagctcccagaattgcttgccgcccgaacgcggcctcatcgttgtgggccatgtttcgctctaaataggaaaaaagtttggtcaaaaagttggttgttgtcaaggaacaagatcatggtctcatcatttagggtttgtcgacaccgaggcatcctaaaagctaagcttttatcatttagggtttgtcgacgcgaggcaccctaaaagcctaagcgtacatcatttaggttctcatcgacaccgaggcaccctaaaagccaaggtttcatcatttagggtttgtcgacgccgaggcaccctaaatgctaagttttcatcatttagggtttatcgatgccgaggcaccctaggttgggcctaatcacttggcactaatcacttggctctattgccacctatgttgggtttatcatctagggtttatcgatgctgggaattctaagttgggcctaatcacttggctctattgccacctatggtttaatgcagcaagaataaaggggca
This portion of the Triticum urartu cultivar G1812 unplaced genomic scaffold, Tu2.1 TuUngrouped_contig_637, whole genome shotgun sequence genome encodes:
- the LOC125530511 gene encoding uncharacterized protein LOC125530511: MAFLETKISHCPFVGRVRHEGEVGGGVAEILIEAGGEGGKEQLIAHLEAYVIELVEEGLEAHAVVIDGVAVIVARALAVAHAPRPTPSPLANPALPRHAPPRPTPVLAIAMPRPLRRRHPLPRACAPALSTSSLSSSSPPTPRPSSPWSGRRFLCPGGPSFRSQNKTPAHRGLSIASPLPTHGQGPIQGDTQASAGGFHSSPSLTDQGTKFSKTCIMKAAQFGPWSDLPTELLGLVLKRLDSLADRVRLRAVCQPWCSNSMLQNLPLPFPWLTLTDGTFLSIPGSEVHRMPLPDGARWHGSIDNRLFLMSCDGACSLLNPFSKSTLELPNLASFWQRGIDNHAEYTDDPVSYKLVAPSPLESSPKSLAAALIIGNCYSVDLCVVQPPATTYSFRGIRTALGEPPTLVDLAFLDGRLYVVSGFFKLFVVDFGENLGTYPKMKCVIDSGGDCGTPQYLSKKVLYGLSQYLVECGGRLLMVQRFTHSQGFRNSHTVGFNVLEADLRTNPGQWRTVSDLGGHALFLGKQSSKSLPAGECSGSQEDCIYFICDYPCPESSAEPLRDAGIYNVRSGMIMPLHSRNPAVPQRQAGQWGLTWFFPSEAI